The proteins below come from a single Prolixibacter sp. NT017 genomic window:
- a CDS encoding helix-turn-helix transcriptional regulator codes for MLIYNFERIFKARGIVRPFTYLKNAGFSDNFATRVKKNKVARLNLREIERLCVLLRCTPNDFYEWTPDKNTQVDSEHPLNKIKRSDKVIDLTRMLNSIPLEQLDEVEQLIKEKIEKGEA; via the coding sequence ATGCTAATCTACAACTTCGAACGGATTTTTAAGGCAAGAGGTATCGTCCGGCCGTTCACTTATCTGAAAAATGCGGGCTTCTCCGATAATTTTGCCACACGGGTTAAAAAGAACAAGGTGGCCCGGCTCAACCTTCGCGAAATCGAACGGCTCTGCGTGCTCCTGCGCTGCACACCCAACGATTTCTACGAGTGGACGCCCGACAAAAACACGCAGGTCGATTCGGAGCATCCGCTCAACAAAATAAAACGCTCCGATAAAGTCATCGACCTCACCCGGATGCTCAATTCCATCCCGCTCGAACAACTCGACGAGGTGGAGCAACTGATCAAAGAGAAAATAGAGAAAGGCGAGGCGTAG
- the obgE gene encoding GTPase ObgE encodes MAGSNFVDYVKIFCRSGKGGAGSSHMRREKFVPKGGPDGGDGGRGGHVIVRGNAQMWTLLHLKFQKHIFAGHGESGGRQTSTGKDGDDVIVEVPLGTVAKDAETGEVLFEITKNGETGFLAKGGRGGLGNVHFKSSTNQTPRYSQPGEDYEEHWRILELKVLADVGLVGFPSAGKSTLLSVVSAAKPEIAEYPFTTLVPNLGIVGYRDNQSFVMADIPGIIEGAHEGKGLGLRFLRHIERNSMLLFMVPADSDDHRKEYGILMNELEKYNPELLDKERFLVISKSDMLDEQLMEEIGHELEGIPHLFISSVTGMGIMELKDQIWKTLNDY; translated from the coding sequence ATGGCAGGATCGAACTTCGTAGATTACGTTAAAATATTTTGCCGCTCAGGAAAAGGCGGTGCAGGTTCCAGTCACATGCGGCGGGAAAAATTTGTGCCCAAAGGCGGGCCCGATGGTGGCGATGGAGGCCGTGGCGGTCACGTGATTGTGCGTGGAAATGCACAGATGTGGACCTTGCTGCACCTGAAGTTTCAGAAACATATTTTTGCCGGCCACGGCGAATCGGGTGGCAGACAAACCAGTACGGGCAAAGACGGAGATGATGTCATCGTCGAAGTGCCGCTGGGAACGGTTGCCAAAGATGCCGAAACCGGTGAAGTGTTGTTTGAAATTACCAAAAACGGCGAAACGGGCTTCCTGGCTAAAGGTGGTCGCGGCGGATTGGGAAACGTGCATTTCAAATCGTCGACCAACCAAACGCCGAGGTATTCACAACCCGGAGAAGATTACGAAGAACACTGGCGTATCCTGGAATTGAAAGTGCTGGCCGACGTTGGGTTGGTAGGTTTCCCCAGCGCCGGAAAATCGACCTTGTTATCTGTCGTTTCGGCTGCCAAGCCAGAAATTGCCGAGTACCCGTTTACCACGCTGGTTCCCAATCTCGGCATTGTCGGCTACCGCGATAACCAATCGTTTGTGATGGCTGATATTCCCGGAATCATCGAAGGCGCCCACGAAGGGAAAGGCCTCGGACTTCGGTTCCTGCGCCATATCGAACGGAACTCCATGCTGTTGTTCATGGTTCCGGCCGACAGCGATGATCACCGGAAGGAATATGGCATCCTGATGAACGAGCTGGAAAAATACAATCCCGAATTACTGGATAAGGAGCGCTTCCTGGTCATTTCCAAGAGCGACATGCTCGACGAACAGTTGATGGAAGAGATTGGTCATGAACTGGAGGGAATCCCACACCTGTTTATCTCTTCGGTTACCGGAATGGGTATTATGGAACTGAAAGACCAGATCTGGAAAACACTGAACGACTATTAA
- the hpt gene encoding hypoxanthine phosphoribosyltransferase yields the protein MKRIKLWDKEFEISIPEGKIQEAIQKMADQMKSELEGKEVIFLCILNGSFIFSADLMKKLELLDAQITFLKLASYSGTQSTGNLKELIGLNEDLQGRNVVILEDIVDSGFTITDVVRQVKEKGAADVKVATLLFKPDALKTEAKLDYVGLEIPNDFIVGYGLDYDGRGRNLKDIYTLVPD from the coding sequence ATGAAACGGATTAAGCTCTGGGACAAAGAATTTGAAATTTCCATACCTGAGGGGAAAATTCAAGAGGCCATCCAAAAAATGGCCGACCAAATGAAAAGCGAACTGGAAGGGAAAGAAGTAATTTTCCTCTGTATTCTGAACGGCTCCTTTATTTTCTCAGCTGACCTGATGAAGAAACTGGAGTTGTTGGACGCTCAAATCACGTTCCTCAAGCTGGCCTCTTATTCAGGCACCCAATCAACGGGCAATTTGAAAGAATTGATTGGACTGAATGAAGATTTGCAAGGCCGCAACGTAGTGATACTTGAGGACATTGTTGACAGTGGTTTTACCATTACCGATGTAGTGCGCCAGGTAAAAGAAAAAGGAGCTGCTGATGTAAAAGTGGCTACATTGCTCTTTAAACCCGACGCGCTGAAAACCGAAGCAAAGTTGGATTACGTTGGGCTGGAAATCCCCAACGACTTCATCGTAGGTTATGGTCTTGATTACGACGGGCGAGGCCGTAACCTGAAGGACATTTACACATTAGTACCTGACTAA
- a CDS encoding HAD family hydrolase — MKFSTIIWDWNGTLLDDLHLSVRIINQLLAKRALPALSTDRYREVFTFPVKDYYRRIGFDFESEPFEIPAREFIDIYNRDVPDCGLQNGATDVLQILQSKNVRQLILSAMEQEPLIENVKQNDIFPFFEMIRGLDNHYAASKIDNGKQLLEDVAVSPEKVLLIGDTIHDFEVAEAIGCHCLLVANGHQSHERLAETGCEVIDSLSHVPSRFS; from the coding sequence ATGAAGTTTTCGACCATCATCTGGGATTGGAATGGGACTTTGCTTGACGATCTGCATTTGTCGGTCCGAATCATCAATCAGCTATTGGCGAAGCGGGCACTGCCTGCACTTTCAACGGATCGCTACCGCGAAGTATTCACCTTTCCTGTAAAAGATTATTACCGCAGAATCGGGTTTGATTTTGAAAGCGAGCCTTTTGAAATTCCGGCCCGGGAGTTTATCGATATCTACAACCGGGACGTTCCGGATTGCGGATTACAGAATGGCGCAACGGATGTTCTCCAAATACTTCAATCAAAGAACGTACGGCAGTTGATTCTTTCGGCAATGGAGCAGGAGCCGCTTATCGAAAATGTGAAGCAAAACGACATCTTTCCCTTCTTCGAAATGATTCGCGGGTTGGACAATCACTATGCTGCATCGAAAATTGACAATGGAAAGCAATTACTTGAAGATGTGGCGGTTTCTCCGGAGAAGGTTCTGCTGATTGGCGACACGATTCACGACTTCGAAGTAGCGGAAGCCATCGGATGTCATTGCCTTCTGGTTGCCAATGGTCACCAGTCGCACGAAAGACTTGCCGAAACCGGTTGTGAGGTCATCGATTCTCTGAGCCATGTACCATCCCGTTTTTCCTGA
- the purE gene encoding 5-(carboxyamino)imidazole ribonucleotide mutase, with protein sequence MEPKVSIIMGSTSDLPVMEGAAKILDEFGIPFEMNALSAHRTPEEVEKFATNAADRGIKVIIAAAGMAAHLPGVIAAMTTLPVIGVPIKASLDGWDSILSIVQMPPGIPVATVAVNGARNAAILAVQIMATGDAELAESFKAFKNDLKKKIVKANEELATVKYQYKTN encoded by the coding sequence ATGGAACCAAAGGTTAGTATCATTATGGGTAGCACCTCCGATTTACCAGTAATGGAAGGGGCTGCCAAGATTCTGGATGAATTCGGAATTCCTTTCGAAATGAACGCGCTTTCGGCTCACCGTACACCGGAAGAAGTGGAAAAATTTGCTACCAATGCCGCCGACCGGGGAATTAAAGTAATTATTGCTGCTGCCGGAATGGCTGCCCATTTGCCGGGTGTTATCGCTGCGATGACCACGCTGCCGGTTATCGGAGTACCGATTAAAGCCAGCCTCGACGGTTGGGATTCCATTCTGTCTATCGTGCAAATGCCTCCGGGTATTCCTGTGGCAACCGTGGCTGTGAACGGAGCCCGCAATGCTGCGATTTTGGCTGTTCAGATAATGGCTACCGGCGATGCTGAACTGGCGGAAAGTTTCAAAGCGTTTAAAAACGATTTGAAAAAGAAAATTGTGAAAGCAAATGAGGAACTGGCTACCGTGAAGTACCAGTATAAAACGAATTAA
- a CDS encoding adenylate kinase has translation MLNLVLFGPPGAGKGTQAEFLEKNFNLIHISTGDLLRSEIAAKTELGIEAKKNIDKGELVPDSVVVDMIKAKLNAHPAAHGFIFDGFPRTVAQAKALDRLLEEHGTDLSAMLCLKVETQELIDRLLNRGLTSGRSDDQDRSIIENRISVYEHKTAPLIEYYKAQDKYVPVEGMGTIEQIADRLVKSVEAL, from the coding sequence ATGCTTAACTTAGTTCTTTTTGGACCCCCCGGAGCGGGAAAAGGTACGCAGGCTGAATTTCTGGAAAAAAACTTCAACCTGATTCACATTTCCACGGGAGATCTGTTGCGCTCTGAAATTGCTGCCAAAACCGAACTCGGCATCGAAGCAAAGAAAAACATTGACAAGGGAGAATTGGTGCCCGATTCTGTGGTTGTCGACATGATTAAAGCAAAGCTGAATGCCCATCCTGCGGCACACGGATTTATATTCGATGGCTTTCCCCGGACAGTAGCCCAGGCAAAGGCGCTCGACCGGCTGCTGGAAGAGCATGGCACCGATTTGTCTGCCATGCTTTGTCTGAAAGTAGAAACCCAGGAACTGATTGACCGGCTGCTGAACAGAGGCTTGACCTCCGGTCGTTCTGATGATCAGGATCGGTCGATCATCGAAAACCGGATTTCTGTGTATGAACACAAAACGGCACCGCTGATTGAATACTACAAAGCACAGGACAAATATGTTCCGGTGGAAGGCATGGGAACGATTGAGCAAATTGCCGACCGGCTGGTAAAGTCAGTTGAAGCGCTTTAA
- a CDS encoding metallophosphoesterase, translating into MSFFVAAIPVASVLYGVTKGKFKYRVMHEKIRFKNLPESFRGLKIVQISDMHLGSFRRKYEQIAKAVEMINEQEPDLIFFTGDLVNNFAEETDGWAPVLSKMKAKYGKYSILGNHDYGDYSEWETPAAKEKNLKAIKNFHKKIGFRLLMNESEKLTIDGEEIALVGVENWGKPPFPQHGDLNKALANVAPEQFKILLSHDPSHWDEEVLTGTDIDITFAGHTHGMQFGIERAGIKWSPIQYKYPRWGGLYRHNKQYLYVNRGFGYHGFPGRIGMPPEITVIELA; encoded by the coding sequence ATGAGCTTTTTTGTAGCCGCCATTCCGGTGGCGTCCGTTCTGTACGGAGTAACCAAGGGAAAATTCAAGTACCGGGTGATGCACGAAAAAATTCGTTTTAAAAATCTTCCGGAATCGTTTCGCGGATTGAAGATTGTTCAGATATCGGATATGCACCTGGGGAGTTTTAGGCGGAAATACGAACAAATTGCCAAAGCGGTGGAGATGATCAATGAGCAGGAGCCCGATCTGATTTTCTTTACCGGCGATTTGGTGAATAACTTTGCCGAAGAAACCGATGGCTGGGCGCCGGTATTGTCTAAAATGAAAGCCAAATACGGCAAATACTCCATTCTGGGGAACCACGATTACGGCGACTACTCCGAATGGGAAACCCCCGCAGCCAAAGAGAAGAACCTGAAAGCCATTAAGAATTTTCACAAAAAGATAGGTTTCCGGTTATTGATGAACGAATCCGAAAAGCTGACCATCGATGGCGAAGAAATTGCGTTGGTTGGTGTCGAAAACTGGGGCAAGCCTCCGTTTCCCCAACATGGCGATCTGAACAAGGCGCTGGCGAACGTCGCTCCGGAACAGTTTAAAATCCTATTGAGCCATGACCCGTCACACTGGGATGAAGAAGTGCTGACCGGTACCGATATCGACATCACTTTTGCGGGACATACCCATGGAATGCAGTTTGGCATCGAACGGGCCGGCATCAAATGGAGCCCCATACAATACAAGTACCCGCGCTGGGGCGGACTGTACCGCCACAATAAGCAATACCTGTACGTTAACCGCGGATTTGGCTACCACGGCTTCCCGGGCCGTATTGGCATGCCCCCCGAAATTACCGTGATAGAGCTGGCGTAA
- a CDS encoding TfoX/Sxy family protein, with protein MASKQEFVDFVIEQIEKAGEITARKMFGEYGIYADGKFFGVICDNKLFIKPTNAGREFIGNVVEAPPYEGAKPSFLIEDKLEDRAWLSELVRITVKELPMPKPKKKKK; from the coding sequence ATGGCATCCAAGCAGGAATTTGTGGACTTCGTCATCGAACAGATTGAAAAGGCCGGAGAAATAACGGCCCGGAAAATGTTTGGCGAATATGGCATTTACGCCGATGGAAAATTCTTTGGAGTAATTTGCGATAATAAGCTATTCATTAAGCCGACCAACGCAGGACGCGAATTTATTGGCAATGTGGTGGAGGCTCCTCCATACGAGGGGGCAAAGCCGAGTTTCCTGATTGAAGACAAACTTGAGGACCGGGCGTGGTTGAGCGAATTGGTTCGGATTACAGTAAAAGAACTGCCGATGCCCAAACCAAAAAAGAAGAAGAAATAA
- a CDS encoding 1-acyl-sn-glycerol-3-phosphate acyltransferase: MQSEKKFDEIRPYRDDEVAEVMKRLVADPIFDEVLMTLYQTRERVEEIKGALLLTDNVDDFQTRFMLPYLDKIIENSTEGISIGGLENIDPNKSYVFISNHRDIILDAALMNVEIKKAGLNTTEIAIGSNLLIYQWITDMVKLNRAFVVKRNIPVKQMLMASKTLSEYIRHSIQNRGDSVWIAQREGRTKDGNDQTQVSVLKMMNMSNGTDFETGFRELNLVPLSISYEIEPCGNEKVAELLKRQNDPDFSKTEKDDLWSMVSGLKNQKGHVHFEFGKPVVEPLADIAKIGNTNKALKALSEYIDVEIYRNFKLWPNNYIAYDIFYKTQKYSDQYTAEEKEKFLDLTHQRLKLVNEDRDDAMQLWLGMYAVPVFNLENCKCQRK, translated from the coding sequence ATGCAATCCGAAAAAAAATTTGATGAAATCAGGCCTTACAGAGACGACGAAGTTGCGGAAGTGATGAAGCGACTGGTCGCTGATCCCATTTTTGATGAGGTGCTGATGACGCTCTATCAAACCCGCGAGCGTGTAGAGGAGATCAAAGGTGCCCTCCTGTTGACGGATAACGTTGACGATTTTCAGACACGCTTTATGTTGCCGTATCTGGATAAAATCATTGAAAACAGTACCGAAGGAATTAGCATTGGGGGGCTGGAAAATATCGACCCGAACAAAAGCTATGTTTTTATTTCCAATCACCGCGACATCATTCTCGATGCGGCTTTGATGAATGTGGAGATTAAAAAAGCCGGCCTGAATACCACGGAAATTGCGATTGGCAGCAACCTACTGATCTATCAGTGGATTACCGATATGGTAAAGCTGAACCGGGCTTTTGTGGTGAAACGGAATATTCCCGTGAAGCAGATGTTGATGGCTTCTAAAACATTGTCGGAATATATTCGGCATTCGATACAAAACCGCGGCGATTCAGTCTGGATTGCGCAGCGTGAAGGACGTACCAAAGATGGAAATGACCAGACGCAGGTTTCGGTCCTGAAGATGATGAACATGTCCAATGGGACTGATTTCGAAACGGGTTTCAGGGAACTGAACCTGGTGCCGCTTTCAATTTCTTATGAGATTGAACCTTGCGGGAATGAAAAGGTGGCCGAGTTGCTGAAGAGACAGAATGATCCCGATTTCTCGAAAACGGAGAAAGATGATTTGTGGAGCATGGTGAGTGGTTTGAAAAATCAGAAGGGTCACGTACATTTCGAGTTTGGTAAACCCGTTGTGGAACCGCTGGCTGATATTGCTAAGATTGGCAATACCAACAAGGCACTTAAGGCGCTTTCGGAATACATTGATGTGGAAATTTACCGGAACTTCAAGCTTTGGCCGAATAATTATATTGCCTACGATATTTTCTACAAGACACAGAAATATTCTGACCAGTACACTGCAGAGGAAAAGGAGAAATTTCTCGATTTGACGCACCAGCGACTCAAACTGGTGAACGAGGATCGCGATGATGCCATGCAACTTTGGCTGGGGATGTATGCCGTGCCTGTTTTCAACCTCGAAAACTGTAAATGCCAACGGAAATAG
- a CDS encoding phosphatase PAP2 family protein — protein MGIIETLNQWDTELFLYLNSFHNSFWDYTMTLFTRTEMWLLFYLVIFITIIRKYKRKSLLVFLVITLLIILADQGSGILKHGIERLRPSHDPYVAPLAHNFFKKGGLYGFVSAHAANSFGFAIFSVLLFRNRLFSFFMITWSLLIASTRIYLGVHYPGDILGGMILGSLIGWGMYRLLLFLEVFMRPRKPEFIIPLENKRVYNIILAAFVVIGFSMLVVNFFLKHHMFA, from the coding sequence ATGGGTATTATTGAAACGCTTAACCAATGGGACACGGAGTTATTCCTCTACCTCAACAGCTTTCACAACAGCTTTTGGGATTACACCATGACCCTTTTTACCCGGACGGAAATGTGGCTGCTTTTTTACCTGGTCATATTTATCACCATCATCCGGAAATACAAAAGAAAGTCACTGCTGGTATTTTTGGTCATCACGCTGTTGATTATTCTGGCCGACCAGGGGTCCGGGATTTTGAAGCACGGCATCGAGCGACTAAGGCCCTCGCATGATCCCTATGTGGCTCCACTGGCTCACAACTTCTTTAAAAAGGGAGGTTTGTACGGATTTGTATCGGCGCATGCCGCCAATTCCTTTGGCTTCGCTATCTTCTCTGTCCTGTTGTTCCGTAACCGGCTCTTCTCCTTTTTTATGATTACATGGTCACTCCTCATTGCTTCCACCCGCATTTACCTGGGCGTTCATTATCCCGGCGATATTTTGGGCGGGATGATCCTGGGCAGCCTCATCGGCTGGGGAATGTACCGATTGCTGTTATTTTTGGAAGTATTTATGCGGCCGCGCAAGCCGGAATTCATTATTCCGTTGGAGAATAAACGGGTGTACAACATCATCCTGGCGGCCTTCGTGGTGATTGGGTTCTCGATGCTGGTTGTTAACTTTTTCCTCAAACACCACATGTTCGCCTAA
- a CDS encoding aspartate kinase translates to MKVLKFGGTSVGSVENMRAVMKIIADGERKVVVLSAMSGTTNSLVEISDYLYKRNKEAALGVISGLEKKYYNVVYDLFEKNENKEKGKKILETHFETLKSFAVGDFSEVGERTILAQGELLSTNLFTVLMQENGYNAYCLQALDFMKIDKDKSPDSAYIRTHLAELMENSPKADYYITQGFICQNPEGEIDNLQRGGSDYSATLIGAAIKSEEVQIWTDIDGFHNNDPRVVDKTHRVDFLSFNEAAELAYFGAKILHPQTIHPAKINNIPVRLKNTMAPDSQGTLITAESSGPGIKAVAAKDGITAIKIRSGRMLNAYGFLKNVFEIFEFFKTPIDMITTSEVAVSLTIDNDHHLPEILRELREYGEVIVDEKQTIVCIVGDIVAGEKGYAARLFNALEGIPVRMISYGGSRHNISVLVNTRDKQATLEALSYKVLNA, encoded by the coding sequence ATGAAAGTCTTGAAATTTGGAGGAACCTCGGTCGGTTCCGTTGAAAACATGCGCGCGGTAATGAAGATTATTGCCGACGGTGAGCGCAAAGTCGTTGTCTTGTCAGCCATGTCGGGAACAACCAACAGCCTGGTAGAAATTTCGGATTATTTATATAAACGGAATAAAGAGGCTGCATTGGGTGTAATCAGTGGACTGGAAAAAAAGTATTACAACGTAGTGTATGACCTGTTCGAAAAAAATGAGAATAAGGAGAAAGGGAAAAAGATACTTGAGACGCATTTCGAGACCTTAAAATCGTTTGCAGTTGGTGATTTTAGCGAAGTCGGTGAGCGGACTATTCTGGCTCAGGGTGAGCTGCTTTCTACCAATTTGTTCACCGTGCTGATGCAGGAGAATGGTTACAATGCCTACTGCCTGCAGGCACTCGATTTCATGAAGATTGACAAGGACAAATCTCCGGATAGTGCCTATATCCGAACGCATCTGGCCGAGCTGATGGAGAATTCTCCCAAGGCTGATTATTACATTACCCAAGGGTTCATTTGCCAAAATCCGGAAGGAGAAATTGACAATCTGCAACGAGGTGGTTCCGATTACTCGGCCACTTTGATTGGCGCTGCTATTAAAAGTGAAGAGGTTCAGATTTGGACAGATATTGACGGATTCCATAATAATGATCCACGTGTTGTCGATAAAACGCACCGCGTTGATTTTTTATCGTTTAACGAGGCTGCTGAGTTGGCTTATTTTGGAGCTAAGATTTTGCATCCGCAGACCATTCATCCGGCGAAGATTAACAACATTCCGGTTCGCCTGAAAAACACCATGGCGCCCGATAGCCAGGGAACTTTAATTACGGCAGAGTCGAGCGGTCCCGGAATTAAAGCGGTGGCTGCCAAGGATGGAATCACCGCGATTAAAATTCGCTCGGGACGAATGCTGAATGCCTACGGTTTCCTGAAGAACGTTTTTGAGATCTTTGAGTTCTTCAAGACGCCGATCGATATGATTACTACTTCGGAGGTAGCTGTTTCACTGACCATCGATAACGATCACCATCTGCCGGAAATTCTGAGAGAGTTGAGGGAATACGGCGAAGTGATTGTCGACGAGAAACAAACCATAGTTTGTATTGTTGGAGACATTGTGGCTGGCGAAAAGGGATATGCTGCACGCTTGTTTAACGCGCTGGAGGGAATTCCCGTTAGGATGATTTCTTACGGCGGAAGCCGCCATAATATTTCGGTGCTTGTCAACACCCGCGACAAACAAGCGACCCTGGAAGCACTTAGTTATAAAGTATTAAACGCATAA
- a CDS encoding helix-hairpin-helix domain-containing protein — MIKEKWHIVLLILFIPLFPIDSVGQERSREQEIEQVIESIRESAEDETESALILDDLTHLAEQPLNVNSATATDLEKLHFLNFSQIATIINYREKHGEILSSYELNTLPGFTPDIVARIRPFISFAQPSAEAGKYRRRGRSYLLLKGQRLFPESRGYESASASEPPKYPGTPERFYTRYHYEKAESWSAGFTAEKDAGEEFFAGDNSNGFDFYSAFVSVQGKGVIKQVNIGDFYIRTGQGLNYWSGMGAGKSADVLNTMKSGQGIRAYTSTDENRFFRGGALTLGRGPFEMFLFFSDKNRDANKVSEEPLVFTSLQTSGLHRTEGEQVDKLSLNERVFGGYAQLKTNHFRMGITYSRQMFDGEIQPGDDLYKQYYFRGNTNEQAGIDYQLAFPSVQLFGEVATSENEAVAGIQGIVWHPHPQIGISAVYRNYSRSFHSFYGNAFGESSGVRNESGFYLGSEILLAPKLRMDFYADAYHFPWVRSYASSPGSGTELFSQLTWSPLSTFESYLRGKTETRPDKISDGGTVSTDVDETTTRVRLDTDWDLSETVTLRNRVEYAGYKKADDTESGWLAFQDLVFHLEKAKTECWIRYAWYNTDGYNSRIYAYENDVLYHFSIPAFYGKGHRMYLNLKWAPDRWLTVYLKGGYSLRPGMETWGSGNDETEGDSRVDIRALLRLRW; from the coding sequence ATGATCAAGGAGAAATGGCATATTGTCTTGCTGATACTTTTTATTCCGCTGTTTCCAATCGATTCGGTTGGGCAGGAGCGTTCGCGGGAACAGGAGATTGAGCAGGTCATCGAATCGATTCGGGAATCGGCTGAAGATGAAACTGAATCCGCTTTGATTCTGGACGATCTGACTCACCTGGCGGAGCAACCGCTGAATGTCAATTCGGCAACAGCAACGGATTTGGAGAAACTGCATTTTCTGAACTTCTCACAGATTGCCACGATTATTAACTACCGTGAAAAACATGGCGAGATTTTGTCATCGTACGAGTTAAATACCTTACCCGGATTTACTCCCGACATTGTGGCGCGAATCAGGCCGTTTATCTCTTTCGCGCAGCCATCAGCTGAAGCCGGAAAATATCGAAGACGGGGAAGAAGTTACCTGCTTTTAAAAGGGCAACGACTGTTTCCCGAAAGCCGGGGATATGAAAGTGCATCCGCTTCGGAACCTCCAAAATATCCGGGAACGCCGGAACGGTTTTATACCCGCTACCATTATGAAAAAGCCGAAAGTTGGTCGGCGGGATTTACCGCAGAGAAAGATGCCGGCGAGGAATTCTTTGCCGGTGACAATTCCAACGGATTTGATTTTTATTCGGCCTTTGTTTCAGTTCAGGGGAAAGGCGTCATTAAGCAGGTCAATATCGGGGATTTCTATATCCGAACCGGACAGGGCCTCAATTATTGGTCGGGCATGGGTGCGGGCAAGTCTGCTGATGTGCTGAATACCATGAAGTCCGGACAAGGTATTCGCGCTTACACATCAACCGATGAAAATCGCTTTTTTCGCGGTGGTGCATTAACCCTGGGGCGTGGACCGTTTGAGATGTTTTTGTTCTTTTCGGATAAAAACCGGGATGCCAATAAAGTGTCGGAGGAACCACTTGTTTTTACTTCTCTCCAAACTTCCGGACTGCACCGGACCGAAGGAGAACAGGTGGATAAATTGTCGTTGAATGAAAGAGTGTTTGGCGGATACGCGCAGTTAAAAACCAACCATTTTCGGATGGGCATCACTTACAGCCGGCAAATGTTCGACGGTGAAATACAGCCGGGAGACGATTTGTATAAGCAGTATTATTTTCGAGGCAACACCAACGAACAGGCGGGAATTGACTACCAGCTGGCATTTCCTTCTGTCCAACTTTTCGGCGAGGTGGCTACCAGCGAGAACGAGGCGGTGGCCGGAATTCAGGGAATTGTCTGGCATCCCCATCCGCAAATCGGAATTTCGGCGGTATACCGGAATTACTCCCGTTCATTTCATTCGTTCTATGGAAATGCATTTGGCGAAAGTTCGGGTGTCAGGAATGAAAGTGGATTTTATTTGGGGAGCGAAATACTTTTGGCTCCGAAACTAAGAATGGATTTTTATGCAGATGCCTATCATTTCCCATGGGTACGCTCGTATGCGTCGTCACCCGGTTCGGGCACCGAATTGTTTTCTCAACTGACCTGGTCGCCGTTATCTACGTTTGAATCTTATTTGCGCGGAAAGACAGAAACGCGGCCGGACAAAATTTCGGATGGTGGTACCGTTTCAACAGACGTGGATGAAACAACTACCCGTGTTCGGCTGGATACTGATTGGGATTTATCGGAAACTGTCACGTTGCGGAACCGGGTTGAGTATGCGGGATATAAAAAAGCTGATGATACGGAAAGCGGTTGGCTCGCTTTTCAGGACCTGGTTTTTCATTTGGAGAAAGCGAAGACAGAGTGTTGGATTCGTTATGCTTGGTACAATACCGATGGGTACAATTCCCGGATTTACGCCTATGAAAATGATGTTTTGTATCATTTTTCCATTCCTGCCTTTTATGGCAAAGGACACCGGATGTATCTCAATTTGAAGTGGGCTCCCGACCGATGGTTAACCGTTTATTTGAAAGGTGGATATAGTTTGCGTCCCGGTATGGAAACCTGGGGCTCGGGAAATGATGAAACAGAAGGCGACTCACGTGTTGATATTCGGGCACTTCTGCGCCTGAGATGGTAA